GGGCCGTTTATGCCCATGAGTTCCGGATGAAAACCAGGAGCGGACAATGGAAATGGATCCATTCGGCGGGCAAGGTGCTGGAACGGGACAAGCTGGGCCAGCCCCTGCGCATGCTGGGGATTCATAAGGATATCAGTGAAGAGAAGGAGAGCGCTGCCCGGTATGAATACCTGGCGACACACGATGTGCTGACCGGTCTTGCCAACAGGGTTCTGCTCCGGGACCGGATCGAGCAGTCGATCCATTATGCCCATCGGACCCGGCGACTGGTCGCGGTGCTGCTGATCGACCTGGATCGATTCAAGTTCGTCAACGAAAGCCTCGGCCATGACTCGGGGGATGAACTGTTGAAGGTAGTGGCCGGGCGGTTACGCGAATCGGTGCGCGAGGCGGATACGGTGGCCCGTTTCGGCGGCGATGAATTCGTGATTCTTCTGGCCGAGGTGGCCGATGAGATTGATGTGGAGCCTGTTGCAGAAAAGATTCTCCACCGATTGTGCCAACCCTGCCGCATCAACGGCCGGGAAATCACCATCACCGGCAGCCTAGGCATCAGCATCTATCCGAGTGACGGCGCCAACAGCGAAAACCTCATCCGCTATGCCGACATCGCCATGTACCGGGCCAAGGAGGAAGGCAACTGCTGCCGTTTCTATTCGCCGGCCATGGGGTTGCGCAGTCGTGAAACCCTGGAGCTCGATGCCGATCTTCGCCGGGCCCTGGAGCGTCAGGAACTGCTGCTTCACTATCAACCGAAAGTTGAATTGGCCACGGGTCGCATCATCGGCGCCGAAGCGCTGCTGCGCTGGCAACATCCGCAAAGGGGCATGATTCCCCCCGGCCGATTCATCCCCCTGGCTGAAGAAACCGGACTGATTCTGCCTATCGGCGAATGGGTTCTGACGGAGGCCTGCCGACAGATATCAGCCTGGAAGGGGGAGAATTTTGCCCAACTGCCCGTTGCGGTCAACCTCTCGGCGCGACAGTTCCGCAAGATCGATCTGGCCGATTCGGTTCGGCGTATTTTAGAAAAAACCGGTGTCGACCGGGGACTTCTGGAACTGGAATTGACGGAGAGCATGATCATGCATGATCCGCTGGCCGCCGTCACCACCATGCAGGAGCTAAAAGCACTTGGTGTCCGACTGGCCCTCGATGATTTCGGCACCGGCTATTCATCCCTGAACTACCTGCGGCGGTTTCCCGTCGATTGTCTGAAGATCGACGGATCCTTCATTCACGATGTGCCCGACGATCCGAGTGCCGCCGCCGTCGCCGCCAGTATCGTCGCGATCGCCCGAAGTCTCGGTCTGAATTCCGTTGCCGAAAAGGTGGAGACCAGGGAGCAGCTTGACTTCCTGATTGCCTGCGGCTGCGAGGGGTACCAGGGGTTCCTGTTCAGCCCTGCGGTGCCAGCCGACGAGTTGACCGCCATGCTTCGCAACGGTCACAAAGTTCAGGCACCCTTGGTATAGACATTTCACTCGACGGACAACCGCCAGATTTCCCCCCCATCTATCGAAACGTAGAGTGCGCCATCCGGACCCTGAACCATGGACCGTATCCGTTCATCGGGGAGGTCGAGAGCTGTCGTGGTTCCTGTAATCATGTTGTTCTGATTCAACTCGAGAAGTTCGATACGACGGCCGCGAAGGAAACCGACGGCCAACTGTCCTTCCCATGCACCCCAATTTTCCCCGGTCAGGAAGACGCAGGGGCACATGCCTTCCGAGTCTCCTCCATTTGCCCAGGAAGGACGCATCGCATTCGGAAATTTTTCCAGATCGGTCATCGACGTGGGAAGACCCTCCGGGTTGTTGGAGGTATACCCGCAGTAGTTGTCCGGACAGGAAACGCCTGATTCCGGGGCCGGATCCCAGCCGCCATTGCCCCCGGCTCGCAGGGGGGTCACCTCGTCATTGTGGCCGGGACCGTGCTCACAGGAAAAAGGCTGACCGGTTATCGGTCGAAAAGCAATCCCCTGCACATTGCGATGACCATATGTGAAGATCCGCGGATCCCTGTCTGGCGACAAGCCGTTGTCGGGTGCAGGTTTTCCGTTGCGATCGATCCGCAGAACCTTTCCTCCCAGGCGGTTCGGATCTTGCGGCAGAGTCCCGTTATGGTTGTCGCCGGTACCAACATACAGAAAACCATCCAGGGGGCTGAACCGGATACGCCCACCGCTATGGGCGCCCGGGCCGCCCCAGCGGTTACCCCTGTTTTTAAAGGGAATCCCGGTAACGATATCGGTGCGATTTCCGACGGCCTTGGAACCTTCATCAAGGGTCAGGCGGACGACGTGATTGGTGGCCGGTTCACTGCGCTTGGACGGCATGAAAACATAGATGAACCGGTTCCGTTCGAACTCCGGATCGACGGCTATACCGTTCATGCCGCTCTGTCCCTGGCAGAAAAAGTCGTCAGCCACCACCCCGTAGCCGGATGCGCCGAACAGGCGGCGGACGGATCCGTCCGTCAGCCGAACGGAGAGTCCCCTGCATTTCTCCGTGAAAAGCATGGCACCATCGGGAGTAAAGGCGAGGTCCCAGGGGGTCTCCAACCCCGACAGCACCACGGTCCGTTTCAATTCCGGTCCGCCTGCAGCTCCAGCGGGGCTGCCTGTCGAGGCGTCACTGTGATTGCGCTTGCACCCTGCGGCTGTTATCAGTAATCCCGCGGAGAAGAGAATCATCAGGCCCATGGCATTTGCACTTTTCATGATGAATGCTCCTGGTCAAAAGTTGCTGCAATGGAAGAGATGCAGGTTCCGCCCCTGCCACCTTTCATACTACCTGCAAAATGACTTTTTTCACCTGCCTGTCCCCGTGCTTCTACCAACATCCAGCCGTGACTGACAAGATCGTGTATCCTGTGCGGCAGAGCTACGACCGATGGATGGAGGGATGAGCCAGTGGGGTGCGGGGTTTCGGAGGCGAAGAATTTGGACGGGTGGGAGATTTGATGCCTGCCTGATATTCGGTTACAGTTCAACGGTAAAGCCCTGTCGAAACGGACCTGAAAGACGGACGGAAGGATTATCCCATGAAGAAACGGATCATCTTTTTTCTGTTGGCCGTTGTCCTGTCGGCCTGCTCCGGCAAGAGTCACCGGCCTATGGTGGATTTTGCAGCCTCCCCGGGAAAAACCACGACGACCTATGAACAGGATCTGGCGGATTGCCAGCAATATGCCGAAAGCGTCAGCAGCGGTCGCAGCACGGCCCAAGGCGCCGCTGGGGGGGCTGCTCTGAGCGGCATCATTAGCGGCGTGTTCGGGGCCATTATCGGCAGCGATGTCGGCACCAGCGCGGCTGCAGGGGCCGCCGCCGGTGCGATCGGCGGTGGCGCCGGCGGGGCGGCTTCGGCGGCCAACACCCAGCAGGAGATCATCAACAACTGCATGCGGGGCAGGGGATACAGCGTGTTGCACTAAGAGAACATGCGGAATGGTAATGAGTTGCCGGGGGCGATCGATCGCCCCTGTTTTTTTGGGCAAAACGGCATGACCTGATAAAATGAACGAAACCTTTTTACCCGAGACCCTCGCATGTACAAAAATATCGGTGACTACGGCATAATCGGCAATCTCCTATCCGTAGCGCTGGTCGGGCTCGATGGTTCGATCGATTGGTGCTGTCTGCCATATCTCGACTCCCCCAGCGTCTTCGCAGCCCTTCTCGACGAGGGGAAAGGCGGCCACTTCTCGATCCGGCCAACCGGGGAATGGGATTCGGTCGCCAGTTACCTGCCGAAAACGAATATTCTCGTGACCTCCTTTCGCACCCGAACCGGGGTCATGGTCCTGACCGATTTCATGC
This portion of the Syntrophotaleaceae bacterium genome encodes:
- a CDS encoding EAL domain-containing protein: MTQTAFEGLIHSAALLIAAAFVFDLITIRYQNRKNIPQRLLIGFLLGMLGIILMLSSWNYVPGIIFDTRSVVISIAGLYFGLIPTAVAMTMTCLLRLFQGGAAMVTGISVILASGFLGIAWRHLRGSNRKFYSGLELYGFGLLVHGVMLGLMFTLPLATATQVLRVIGLPVLVIYPLATTVLGLLINIRRRREQISRELAESEERLRLALEASSQGIYDFNIRTGMVTVSDEYARMLGYDPAEYRITFTDWVTQLHPDDRDHALTVYQEYISGHRAVYAHEFRMKTRSGQWKWIHSAGKVLERDKLGQPLRMLGIHKDISEEKESAARYEYLATHDVLTGLANRVLLRDRIEQSIHYAHRTRRLVAVLLIDLDRFKFVNESLGHDSGDELLKVVAGRLRESVREADTVARFGGDEFVILLAEVADEIDVEPVAEKILHRLCQPCRINGREITITGSLGISIYPSDGANSENLIRYADIAMYRAKEEGNCCRFYSPAMGLRSRETLELDADLRRALERQELLLHYQPKVELATGRIIGAEALLRWQHPQRGMIPPGRFIPLAEETGLILPIGEWVLTEACRQISAWKGENFAQLPVAVNLSARQFRKIDLADSVRRILEKTGVDRGLLELELTESMIMHDPLAAVTTMQELKALGVRLALDDFGTGYSSLNYLRRFPVDCLKIDGSFIHDVPDDPSAAAVAASIVAIARSLGLNSVAEKVETREQLDFLIACGCEGYQGFLFSPAVPADELTAMLRNGHKVQAPLV
- a CDS encoding PQQ-dependent sugar dehydrogenase, coding for MKSANAMGLMILFSAGLLITAAGCKRNHSDASTGSPAGAAGGPELKRTVVLSGLETPWDLAFTPDGAMLFTEKCRGLSVRLTDGSVRRLFGASGYGVVADDFFCQGQSGMNGIAVDPEFERNRFIYVFMPSKRSEPATNHVVRLTLDEGSKAVGNRTDIVTGIPFKNRGNRWGGPGAHSGGRIRFSPLDGFLYVGTGDNHNGTLPQDPNRLGGKVLRIDRNGKPAPDNGLSPDRDPRIFTYGHRNVQGIAFRPITGQPFSCEHGPGHNDEVTPLRAGGNGGWDPAPESGVSCPDNYCGYTSNNPEGLPTSMTDLEKFPNAMRPSWANGGDSEGMCPCVFLTGENWGAWEGQLAVGFLRGRRIELLELNQNNMITGTTTALDLPDERIRSMVQGPDGALYVSIDGGEIWRLSVE